Sequence from the Mixophyes fleayi isolate aMixFle1 chromosome 4, aMixFle1.hap1, whole genome shotgun sequence genome:
atttattttttaatgaggtTTTAAAGAGTACCagtaaaaacatacataaaagtaacaaaataaatgGACATTAGTAGCATGTGCTAATAACAAactgtcaaaataaaataaaaactaaagaaAATGCTTAAAACCAGAAAAGCAGTGAAGTTCATTTATTGTCAATGTGAAGATTTCCTCTATGTTCATTATAATTACTTGAAATAGCAATCAGGTTATTTcagataaattaataaaaatgacattaaattaatttttttgtcacTTAAAATGACATTAGAGATTTATTTAAGTACATTGGTGAGTTTAAAGGGGTTGCCCATGTCTAGACCCTGTCATTGTTACCTGCCTCCATGTAGTAGATAGGAGCAACCTCCTCCAGGATCCCAATTTTCCTTATCCAGCAACTACCTAGTTCTGTATCACACTACAGCTCACAGCAAGTTAGAACGGAATCTGTCCTTGTCTGCAGGGGCCTCATGTAGTGTTGAACACATTTGCTTCCAAAACTTACATGTACAATGCTCAAAAAATTTGCAAAATGACACATTTACATGGTCATGTTGAATTATACACATCATAAGAAGTACAAGAGCCTGACATCCATAGTACATAGGGACATATAGTCCCAATTAAGCttagtctctcagtctgtgtgtatgttagggaatttagactgttagctccaatggggcagggactggtgttaGTGTtttctctgtactgtgctgctgaattagtggcgctatataaatagctgatgatgatgatgaagatgtttgGTTGACTCCACCTGGGATCTCATTGAACTTTATGGAACTTGGATGTTTAAGACTTTCTAGATTCAGTTCCCCAGCACTGTCAGCTGCCAgacacattttattatataaaaccaAAACTATATTGTTGCTCAATTTTACCCCACATTTACTATATTTAAAGGGTCCTTAAGCAAACAACTAGGGTTCCATCAACATACAAGGATAAGtgatataattacattttatggcatGAAACATATGTAAATTTAGCTATTCATTGCTTGCAAAACAGTTTgtgatttaaatttaatttatttctttagaaaaaaaatgacattttgtttttatatggtGTCAGGCAgcggttgaagtggaaatttagaagtggcggtatggaaaatgtaggtgAGTGGAAcagttttacaataaaagcagtaggcgaagtggcggtatggcattctAGAGTATACCAGACTCTTCGGCCACTGGTGTTGGGATACCAGGGTGTTAGGGTGATAGCTCACTTGGTATCCCTGGAATttaggggttcaggatcacacagatTAAGAGAGAGATGATACAACAGTACCTTTATTAGCATAGGCAACAAGACCACTGCAATCAATAGCAATAAGATGAATAACACTTTAAACAACACACAGGGTATCACCAACTTTCAATAACTCCCCCACAGCATCCCAGAGTTTATTTTAGGGCAACAACTATTGTTTAAATAGAAAAATTCAGTGGCTGGGCCAAGTTGTATAAAACCGTTTTCAAGCCACGCTGTGTTCTAGTGGTCCTGAAGCAATTGCCAAGATAACTGCAAGGAAGATAGAGCAGTCCATTAGGAGTACCTGGAGCCTGGCCAAGCTGTAGTTCCTATAATCTGAATGGGCTGTTAAATCTCAAACCAAGCTGTTACACAAAGGTTGTGGTTCTGAGGCATTTACCATAGTAACAAAGCCTCAGGTTTTTTAAATCCTTCCAAACACTACTCCAAGTCTAGCTGTTGGTGCAATAACTTTAAGCCAGCATCTGTTTCACTTTTGACTGTGACTCACCTGGGCCAAGCTATTTATCCAGGTGAACAGATACATGATCAGCTCCAAATGGAGCAGAGTTCCTTCCAGGAAACTGGCTCCTCTCTTGTTGCAAATAGGACACAGATTTGAGCAGAGTCACTCTTCTGAGCAACTAGGAGACAGAACTCTAACACCAGACTCAGATAAATCCCGAACACTCAGAACTTCCTTTGCAGGGCCTTTTTATTCAATTCAAATTTCCCACAAGGAGCCTACAGGGTAGTCCTAGGGTCACCTGTCTTGCAAATTGGCCGGGATGTCCTTGGGCCTTTGAGATGGGCAGAGAATAGCCCAATGTGAGATTCTTCCCTGCTGGTATGGTAACCCAATGTCTGGTAAACTTCAGGGAAGAACAATCGTTGTCTAAATTTGTTATTGATAATCTTACTCCCAGTTAACAAAGAATGGGCTTTCAGGTCTTCTGGCTTCGTGTTTTGGTCCAGTGGGAGAAACTAGATGACAGAAAATGTCTGAGCAGCCATTTATAGTCCACAGTGAAACGTGCAACTCACCTGGCTACATTTAAGAACCAAATGGGTCCATTTATTGATATAGTCCCAAAGATGGATGAACAGTTCCCAAACATTTTTAGTCCATAAATAAGTAAACTTAAATTCTCACAGCAAATAAAGATAATTTAGCAGTTCACAGTTCTTTCCTGTCACATTTGGCAAGCATTTAGTCGATGACAAAAGTGCAAATGCAGAAGGTGATATGGCTGCTTGGACAGACCGCCCCAAGTGGCCAGATCAATGTCAGATTTCatcacatatgtacatacacatcTATGGGCAAATTTGTCCAAAATGTGCCCCATTATGAATAAGAATATCATTTACATTAGGTACCTAATCCTCACAGTCATCATgtacaaagtaaaaaacaaaaataaaatactcgTAATTTGCTTTGTCTATTCCAGTAAATCTACAATAAACCGATCAAGTGTAACCATTTCTAAATTCTAGGAGCTTTTATAAATTTTGCAGAATTATAGCACAGACAACATCAAGAATCCTATAAATAAGTTGCAATCATGGTACGTCTTTATTAGATATAATCGTACCATACcgtcttttggttttgtttcCAAAACCGTTGCCGAGCTTTAGCACTATTTTTGATTTCAACAAAACTCGTCTCgtctattatttattgtttttggattcttccaaaaacatacatttaatggTGAAAGAATAAGATTATGTACTTTCCACATTAGCGTTGATATCATTTACATTAAATCACAGTTTATTTTATAATGGCCACCACTCAATTAGCAACTTTAAGAGTTCCATCGAGATTGGCTAGCTGGACATGTCACCTACGCCAAGCAATAAATGGATTTGATTAACAGGTCGATAGAAAATAATCTTGTTCTCACAAACatgtaacaataaaaacaaatatactatTGGACGTAATTTCCATCTAAAACACAGTTATAAATTGCTTCTGAAAAGATACACATTTGACACGGATATGTTGAACCGGACGCACCTCAGttaattgtcatcatcatcagttcgTAACTTATAGCAATGGTTGAGCACCTGCAAGTTTCCCGTTTCCTGACAGGCACATGGACGTCTGAGTTTCTCTCTATATTAGTCGCATTTGTGTCAATAGTCCCATAATTTATTTTGGCTAGGCTTACATGCCCCCTCTTTTCCTTGTTCCACTTCTTCAAACACATGGGCCCGTAAGCAGTTGTAACTGCAAGATGGGACTCAGTCTTCATATGGCTCCAACcataactagtgctttgtgctcATGCGCAGAAGTAAAAAGCGTATTATACACAACATACTGCACATTATGTCCAACCCTACATGACCTAGTAGAAGTTTAGGAGATAAAATGAAGACACGGCTTGTGTTTTTGTCACTTACGATTTCTTAATTGTAATTTTTCTCAGAGCTGCCTGGATCTCCTGGTTCCTTAGACTATATATGATTGGATTAAGCAATGGGGTTACTATAATGTATAGTAAGGAAAGGACTTTGCTTACATTGGGGGAATGCCCAGTCGATGGAAATAAGTAAACACTAATCAGGGTCCCATAGTATGTACAAACAACAGCGAGATGGGAgctgcaggtggagaaggctttctgtCTCTCAGCAGCTGATGATATCCTAATGATGGCAAAAGATATGAAGATGTAGGTtataacaatgaaaataaatggaaAGAGAATCACAGGAACAGAAAATATAAAAGCCTGGACTTCCACCATTGAAGTGTCTGAACAGGAAAGCTGTAGTATGGGGGCCAGATCGCAGAAGAAATGGTCGATAACATTGGGCCCACAGAACTGCAGATTACAAACTAGAATAGTTATAATTAATGTAATTATATACCCTATCAACCATGACCAAAAAACGAGGTTCACTCTGAGCTTGAAGTCCATGATGGAGATGTATCTCAAGGGGTAGCAGATGGCCAAATAGCGGTCATAGGACATAACACTAAGAAGAAAGCATTCTGAATTTGTTGACGCAGAGAAGAAATAAAATTGAGCCATACATGCAGTAAATGATACAATGTTTCCATCTTTCAtaattacagagagcattcttgggACAACATTGGTGATGGTCATTATTTCAGAAGAAGACAGGAGACTGAGGAAAAAATACATAGGAGTGTGAAGCCGGTCGTTAATTGCCACCAATGCAATAATCACAAGGTTGCCTGTTAAAGTGATAACGTAAATGagaagaaataatataaaaagaaaattgtttagATTATGGCTGTTCTTAAATCCTAGAAGTAAGATTTCTGCAATCCTTGTCTGGTTGTATGCATACATTTTACCGTAGAAGTAGTGTCACATGTTCTGAAATATAGAAAGAGAaatgtaatatacatatttatgccATGTAAATGTTTATTGCAGAAACAGATGGAACACTTTTAAAGGAAACAACCGGCACAATCTGGTGCTTTTGTAGTAAGGAAGATGCAACAGATCATTCTGCAATAATCCTGTCCGCACTATGGTATTTCAAGGgttagcggctagattgattttccttacaaaccgttattcctctgctgagccactctgtcagtctctaaattggctgcctgtatttcaacgaatccaatataaaattcttctactaacatacaaggccatcaacaaaattgcaccgacatacatctcctctcttgtctcgaaatatctccctactcgacacctccgttctgcacaagatctacatctctcctccactctcatcacatcctcccattctcggttacaggacttttttcgggctgcacccactttgtggaattctctccctcgcacagttagactttcctctagtcttcaaaccttcaagcattctctgaaaaccaacctcttcagacaagcttatgatattcctcaaccaccatcttaatctccctaggttaccctattatcaccctctacactgctaacgcaagacaacaaccctctgaccaacattataacacacacagcccactcaatacttttacctttgcattctagctggtccattgtgcaatatgatgtagcacatgcccttgtgtttctaactcccattgtcctatagacagtaagcttgcgagcagggttctcttacatctctgtctgtatgtattacccagtattgtcttatcaatgtttgttcccaattgtaaagggctatggaatttgctggcgctatataaataaatgttgatgatgatgatgagtgtggtAAGAAGTGAAACATTAGATGTATGTGCTGCATAAGTGGCAACTACAGTGGGGCCCTAGGTCCCAGGGGCCCAATAGTTCCACATcacatgaatcatcatcatcatcatcaacatttatttatatagcgccagcaaattccatagcgctttacaattgggaacaaacattaataagacaatactgggtaatacatacagacagagaggttagagaaccctgctcgaaagcttacaatctataggacaatgggagttagaaacacaagggcatgtgctacatcatattgcacaatggaccagccagactgcaaaggtaaaagtacagagtgggctgtgtgtgttgcaatgttggtcagaaggttgttgtcttgcgttagcattGTAGAgtatggcaatagggtaatctagggaaattaagatgatggttgaggaatctcataaccttgtctgaaggggtgggttttcagtgaacgcttgaaggtttgaagactagaggaaattcttactgtgcgagggagggaattccacaaagtaggtgcagcccggaaaaaatcctgtaaccgagaatgggaggatgtgatgagagtggaggagagtgaaatacaggcagccaatgtagagactgacagagtggctcagcagaggaatagcggtttgcaaggaaaatcagtctagctgctgcgtgcaaaatagattgtaggggttcaagtctgactttgggaagaccagtaaggagggaattgcaatagtcgatgcgggagatgatgagtgcatgaattaatgtttttgcggtgtcttgtgtcagatatgtgcgtattctggaaatgttctttaggtgtatgtaacatgatttagatatagagttgatgtggggaataaacgacagttgtgaatcaaggattacacctaggcaacgagcttgcagggtgagatttatggtcatgttatcaacagaaatagaaatgtcaggcaggaagcttctgttcttgggtgggaatattattaattcagtttttgaaagattgagtttgagttggcgataagacatccaagatgaaatggcagaaagacagtcagtaacgcgagacaacacagatggtgaaagatcaggatagataaatttgtgtatcatccgcatagagacgatactgaaatccaaagaagcttattagttttccaagagaagtggtgtagatagagaatagcagaggacctaggactgagccttgtggatctccaactgataaaggaagcggagcagaggtggatccagagaaattaacactgaaagagcgattagataggtaggattagaaccaggataggacagtgccttcaagacctagggattgcagcgtttgtatgaggagagagtggtcaacagtgtcaaatgcagcagagagatccaggagaattagaagagagtatcggttattattttttgctgtgatcaaatcattgacaactttggtcagcgcagtatctgtggagtgttgagagcgaaagcctgactgaagaggatgcaataagttgtttgctgtaagaaagtgtgtgaggcgtgtgtaggcaattctctcgagaagcttggaggggcatgggagctgggagatggggcggtaatttatgagagagttagggtcagaattctgtttttttaaaatgggagtaatcactgcatgcttgaatatagatggaaagataccagtagaaagagataaattacagattttagttagagggggaatgagcacaggagacagggacatacccatttgtgagggaatgggatcaagaggataggaggtagagtaggaagatgagaagagagtagaaacttcctcttcatttgtcggatcaaatgaagagagagtgtcagagggtgctacaaaggaattgagcagattgcttgtcaagggagataccatttcaagcctgatcttatctattttgtccttgaaataggaagcaagatcctgtgcactgatgttagttggaggatttggggcgggaggattcagaagagagttaaatgtgttaaagaggcgtttggggttagaagcctgagcatagatgagagatcggtagtatgcttgtttagcagtgttcagagcatttctgtaggagtggtagatatcagtatatgtgatgaaatcattagaggcacaagatttacgccagtgacgttctgctttacgagaaagtttttgtagagttcgtgttactgtagtgtgccatggttggcaacgaattctacgcgaagtatgtaatgtcgctggagccacttgatccagagcagttgctagggtttgatgaaaatggggtactgcccgatcaggggaggagaatgtagaaattggggagagaaggtgttggagagaggtggaaaactgttgaagatcaatagcgttgatattcctgcgggtacgaggaggcttggaagagtttgacaccagggagggtaaagaactgggggtgagcgcgtagctaataaggtgatgatccgaaagggagaaaggagtgttaaggaaattagaaactgagcatagtctagagaaaacaagatcaagacagtgaccatcctgatgagtagcagattcaatccactgggagagatcaagtgaggaggttagagagagtagtttggaagcagcattggaacgtggattagaaatagggatgttgaaatcacccatgatgatggtgggaatatcagtagataagaagtgagggagccatgcagagaagtgttcaagaaattgttggtgtggaccaggggagcgatagatga
This genomic interval carries:
- the LOC142150481 gene encoding olfactory receptor 11L1-like; the protein is MYAYNQTRIAEILLLGFKNSHNLNNFLFILFLLIYVITLTGNLVIIALVAINDRLHTPMYFFLSLLSSSEIMTITNVVPRMLSVIMKDGNIVSFTACMAQFYFFSASTNSECFLLSVMSYDRYLAICYPLRYISIMDFKLRVNLVFWSWLIGYIITLIITILVCNLQFCGPNVIDHFFCDLAPILQLSCSDTSMVEVQAFIFSVPVILFPFIFIVITYIFISFAIIRISSAAERQKAFSTCSSHLAVVCTYYGTLISVYLFPSTGHSPNVSKVLSLLYIIVTPLLNPIIYSLRNQEIQAALRKITIKKS